In the Mya arenaria isolate MELC-2E11 chromosome 11, ASM2691426v1 genome, one interval contains:
- the LOC128208800 gene encoding TNF receptor-associated factor 3-like encodes MSISSIATPGGLPQFVRLDPKHRCLICHNVVRNSMQTSCGHRICEDCVPKLFEGKNEPVKCPAGEVDCEELHRKDITPDPGGRREVRNLPVFCIYKQLGCEKQVKWVELDRHVESCEYRPVPCTHENLGCTEKLPHNSLERHTTQDCEFRPFPCKYCAINVPLKYTQEHLQKQCEEVPLDCPYKCGAKRLKRQQLNAHMETCGRRPKECSFNGIGCSYQGTEVEVAAHMHDQTEHHLQKLTLFTQEIDLKHLEFQRKVTDMNDEQERMKTDVRDLKQKVERMTNSNKEGRLKMVNLTERVIHLEKVATETARKDVVETQGREIVENRTAMAQVRTQLTAVERLVQELKHKVETGGGGAEVAELTRKVASHESQFANIDIQMAELDLRFQILETASYDGLLLWKVRDYTRRKADALAGRTLSLYSQPFYTHRYGYKMCSRVYLNGDGMGKNSHMSLFFVIMKGEFDNLLPWPFRQKVTMQLLDQDSGQTNLTDSFQPDPTSSSFKKPSSDMNVASGCPLFVAHTVLESPKYIKDDTLILKITVDLFNLQHP; translated from the exons ATGTCAATATCATCCATTGCAACACCGGGTGGTTTACCTCAATTTGTTCGCCTTGACCCAAAACATCGGTGCTTAATATGTCACAATGTAGTTCGAAATTCGATGCAGACAAGTTGCGGCCACCGAATCTGTGAAGACTGTGTGCCCAAAttgtttgaaggaaaaaatGAGCCTGTGAAATGTCCAGCTGGTGAAGTGGATTGTGAAGAACTTCATAGGAAAGAT atTACACCAGACCCAGGAGGACGTCGGGAAGTCAGAAACTTACCTGTTTTCTGCATTTACAAACAGCTCGGATGTGAGAAGCAAGTCAAATGGGTCGAACTGGAT AGACATGTAGAGTCCTGCGAGTACAGACCAGTCCCCTGCACACATGAAAACCTTGGCTGCACAGAAAAGCTGCCCCACAACAGTTTGGAGAGACACACTACCCAGGATTGCGAATTCAGGCCCTTCCCCTGCAAATACTGTGCCATAAATGTACCTCTGAAATACACACAG gaaCACCTACAAAAGCAGTGTGAGGAGGTTCCACTTGACTGCCCATACAAATGTGGTGCAAAGCGATTGAAAAGACAACAG CTGAATGCCCATATGGAAACATGTGGAAGACGACCTAAAGAATGCAGTTTTAATGGAATAGGATGCTCGTATCAG GGTACAGAGGTCGAGGTAGCAGCCCACATGCATGACCAGACGGAGCACCACCTCCAGAAACTAACACTCTTCACACAGGAGATAGACCTGAAACACCTAGAGTTTCAGAGAAAAGTCACT gATATGAATGATGAGCAAGAAAGAATGAAAACTGATGTCagagatttaaaacaaaaagtggaACGAATGACAAATTCGAACAAAGAAGGAAGG CTGAAAATGGTGAACCTGACGGAACGTGTAATCCACCTGGAGAAGGTTGCTACAGAGACGGCACGGAAGGACGTGGTAGAGACACAGGGGCGGGAAATCGTGGAGAACCGGACAGCCATGGCCCAGGTGCGCACCCAGCTCACCGCAGTCGAGAGACTGGTACAGGAACTTAAACACAAGGTGGAGACTGGTGGTGGGGGTGCAGAAG TTGCTGAGCTAACACGTAAGGTTGCATCCCATGAGAGTCAGTTTGCCAACATCGACATCCAGATGGCCGAACTTGACTTGCGTTTCCAGATTTTGGAGACAGCGAGTTACGATGGCCTGCTGCTGTGGAAGGTGCGTGACTACACACGTCGCAAAGCTGACGCCCTTGCAGGGAGAACTCTGTCCCTCTACAGCCAGCCGTTCTACACTCACAGATATGGATATAAGATGTGCTCACGG GTGTACCTAAATGGTGATGGTATGGGCAAGAACAGCCACATGAGCCTCTTCTTTGTGATCATGAAGGGGGAGTTTGACAACCTGCTACCGTGGCCATTCCGCCAGAAGGTGACCATGCAGCTGCTGGACCAGGATTCAGGCCAAACTAACCTGACTGACTCCTTCCAGCCTGACCCGACCAGCTCCAGCTTCAAGAAACCTTCGTCTGACATGAATGTGGCCTCTGGGTGCCCACTGTTTGTGGCGCACACGGTGCTTGAGTCACCAAAGTACATCAAAGATGATACtctgattttgaaaattactGTGGACTTGTTTAATCTTCAACATCCCTAA